Within the Dehalococcoidia bacterium genome, the region GATAGAAGCCGCCCGGCTTCGGTCTCAGCTATCATATCTACGACCATCTCCTGTATCATCTGGAAGCTACCCAGTTGTCGGCCAAACTGTGTCCTGTCCTGCGCGTATTTTATCGAAGCATCTATAGCAGCCTGAGCGATACCTGTCGAGTTAGCTCCCACCATCGCCCGTGACACATCGAAAAAGGCCATTGTCCGCTCGTAGCCTGAGCCCGGGTCTAAAAGATTCGCCTTGGGAACAGGACAGTCATCAAAAGAAAGCTCCGAGGTAGGGAAGGAACGTAGCCCCAGCTTGTGCAGTTCTCTGGTGGCGAAAGGAGACACATTCCTCTCAACAAGGAAAAAGGACATCCCTAAAGGCCCGAGTGACTTGTCTGTGGTGGTGAGGATAAAAGCGGCGTCGGCTATACTGCCGTTTGAAATCCACGTCTTTGTCCCGTTGATGATGTAGTTTTCCCCGTCCAAGATTGCAGTTGTCTCCACACCGGCGACGTCGGAGCCGACATTAGGCTCTGTTATCGCCAGGCAACCTATGTAGTCACCAGAAGCAGCGAGAGGTAGCAATCTCTCCTTCTGCTCCGGGTTGCCCGCTTCGTTCAAGAGCCACCAGAAGGCTGCGGCAATGAAAAGTGTTCCGGCAAGGCTCGCCCAGGCCCTGGCTAACTCTTCGACCAGGATGCCGTTTGTCTTGTGGTCCAATACCGAACCGCCGTACTGTTCGGGCAGAAAGCCCACCAGATAGCCGAAGGGCATCAACTGTTGAATAAGGGAGACGGCGGTTTCCTTATCAAGCGGGCCTTTCTTCTCCTGCTCATCAACTATAGGCACAATCTCCTTATCAAGGAATTTGCGGACGTTGGTCTTCAGCATCTGTTGCTCTTCAGTCAGATCGAAGTCCATATCATCATCCTTCTGACAAATGGAGCGAACTGGAGATCGAAGGTGGTTTCTTCACCTGGAACTAAAGCCCCACTAAGAAAACGCTAACAACATTTACCGGGGGAATACCCCCCATGTTATGGGTCAGGCCAAATTTGGGATCCTTTATCTGCCGCGGCCCGGCCTTTCCCTGAAGCTGCTTGTACATCTCATACATCATCCGCAGCCCCGAAGCGCCGATGGGATGACCGAAGCACTTGAGGCCCCCATCAGGCTGACAGGGGATTTTGCCATCTATATCGTAGAATCCTGCCTCGATATCCTCCTTAGCTCGCCCACGTGGCGAGATCCCCAGATCTTCGTACACGGTAAGCTCTGTGATAGAGAAACAGTCGTGGACCTCCATCATGCTTAGCTCCTCCCGGGGGCTCTTGATCCCTGCCTCACCGTAAGCCTTCTTTGAGGCTCTGACAGTGGTCTCAACATGAGCGTAGTCCCAGTCGGTGAACATCAACTCCTCTCCGGAACTCACAGAGATCTGTAGCGCCTTAACATATACCGGGTCAGGCCTGAATTTCTTGGCCAGCTCAGCCCGGGTCACTATGGCCGCCGCGGCGCCATCGCTCACCCCGCAGCAGTCAAATAGACCCAGAGGCCAGGCTACGATAGGAGCGTTCATTACCTGTTCGATGGTAATCTCGCGGCGAAGGTGCGCCTTGGGGTTCATAGCCCCGTTGTGATGACTCTTCACCGATATATGGGCCAGGGCGCGTTTGCCTTCGTCGGGGCTGAGGCCATACTGCGCGAAGTACCTGGTACCCATCATGGCAAACGCACCAGGGGGAGTAAAGTTGGGAAAGGCGGCCCTCAGCGATGTCCCCATCTGGGTATCGTTTTGAGGAAGACCACCATAGCCTGTGTCCTTAAGCTTCTCCACACCGAGTGCCAAACATATATCATAGGCCCCGGCGGCAACGGCATAGCAGGCACCCCTTAAAGTCTCCGACCCAGTGGCGCAGAAATTCTCGACTCTCGTTGCCGGAATGAACGGCAGCTTTAACGTAGCAGCTAGGGGGATGGCGGATTTCCCTACAGAGATTTCCTCATAGCATGTGCCAGACCAGGCAGCATCGATGTCTTTCTTCTCTATACCAGCATCCTCGATAGCTTCGATAAAGGCCTCGATCATTAAGTCCTGAGGGCCCTTGTCCCATCGTTCTCCAAACTGGCTGCATCCCATCCCGATAATGGCGACCTTGTCCTTTATCCCTTCAGCCATAATTCCTCCCTTCTGAATTTGTTTCTAAACTCGAATTGGCGTTGCTTTCCAGTAGTAGGCGTGTATACCACGCGTCACATCGTGGTATTTCCTGCGGAAGCTCATCTCCACCGGCATACCTACCTCAAGCGAATCAAGCTCGCAGTCTATTAGATCAAATAGCCACCTTCCCCCTCCCTGGAAGTCTACCATGCCGTAGATTGCCGGTGGGCTGGGACTGAAGGCTAAAATGTCTCCGGTATAGGTGAACAGGTGCCCCCTCTTATCGGAGAAGCGATAGCTTTCCATCTCACCAACAGCTCCACATTTAGGATTGACACATATCTCTTGTGGGGGGTATTGTGGGGTACCACAGCGCTTGCACTTCGATCCGCAGAGGCCCAGCACCATCCTTCTTTCCCTCCACAGCGTTGATACCTGGGTTGGGGCGACCTCCTCTCCGCGGCCGCCGGTATCTATAGTCATTACCTCACGGAAGGTTACATATTTCTCGT harbors:
- a CDS encoding acyl-CoA dehydrogenase family protein → MDFDLTEEQQMLKTNVRKFLDKEIVPIVDEQEKKGPLDKETAVSLIQQLMPFGYLVGFLPEQYGGSVLDHKTNGILVEELARAWASLAGTLFIAAAFWWLLNEAGNPEQKERLLPLAASGDYIGCLAITEPNVGSDVAGVETTAILDGENYIINGTKTWISNGSIADAAFILTTTDKSLGPLGMSFFLVERNVSPFATRELHKLGLRSFPTSELSFDDCPVPKANLLDPGSGYERTMAFFDVSRAMVGANSTGIAQAAIDASIKYAQDRTQFGRQLGSFQMIQEMVVDMIAETEAGRLLSFRALDMLDKGEKCRWQASLAKAYATEAAVRTTSKAIQIHGAMGLSEEYPIERYFRDARTLTIPDGTTQMQKLIVGRRVLGIRAFV
- a CDS encoding acetyl-CoA acetyltransferase — its product is MAEGIKDKVAIIGMGCSQFGERWDKGPQDLMIEAFIEAIEDAGIEKKDIDAAWSGTCYEEISVGKSAIPLAATLKLPFIPATRVENFCATGSETLRGACYAVAAGAYDICLALGVEKLKDTGYGGLPQNDTQMGTSLRAAFPNFTPPGAFAMMGTRYFAQYGLSPDEGKRALAHISVKSHHNGAMNPKAHLRREITIEQVMNAPIVAWPLGLFDCCGVSDGAAAAIVTRAELAKKFRPDPVYVKALQISVSSGEELMFTDWDYAHVETTVRASKKAYGEAGIKSPREELSMMEVHDCFSITELTVYEDLGISPRGRAKEDIEAGFYDIDGKIPCQPDGGLKCFGHPIGASGLRMMYEMYKQLQGKAGPRQIKDPKFGLTHNMGGIPPVNVVSVFLVGL